In Nicotiana tabacum cultivar K326 chromosome 11, ASM71507v2, whole genome shotgun sequence, a single window of DNA contains:
- the LOC107828725 gene encoding dynamin-related protein 5A translates to MENLIALVNRLQRACTALGDHGEESSLPTLWDALPSIAVVGGQSSGKSSVLESVVGKDFLPRGSGIVTRRPLVLQLHRLDEGREYAEFGHLPRKRFTDFAAVRKEIADETDRETGRSKQISSVPIYLSIYSPNVVNLTLIDLPGLTKVAVEGQSDSIVQDIENMVRSYIEKPNCIILAVSPANQDLATSDAIKVSREVDPKGERTFGVLTKIDLMDKGTNAVEILEGKAYKLQFPWIGVVNRSQADINKNVDMIAARRREREYFSSTPEYKHLAHRMGSEHLGKVLSKHLETVIKSRIPGLQSLINKTIIELETELSSLGKPIATDAGGKLYMIMEICRSFDGNFKEHLDGVRPGGDKIYYVFDNQLPAALKRLQFDKQLSLDNVRKLITEADGYQPHLIAPEQGYRRLIESSVISIKGPAEAAVDAVHAILKELIHKAISETAELKQYPSLRVEVSNAAIESLESMRDESKRATLQLVEMECSYLTVDFFRKLPQDIEKGGNPTHSIFDRYNDSYLRKIGSNVLSYVNMVCASLRNSIPKSVVHCQVREAKRSLLDHFFADLGKKEGKQLGTLLDEDPSIMKRRLSLAKRLELYRSAQAEIDSVAWSK, encoded by the exons ATGGAAAATCTCATAGCATTAGTTAACAGATTACAAAGAGCTTGCACGGCACTCGGAGATCATGGCGAAGAGAGTTCATTGCCCACTCTTTGGGATGCTTTGCCTTCTATCGCCGTTGTCGGTGGACAG AGTTCTGGGAAGTCTTCAGTGCTTGAGAGTGTTGTTGGAAAGGATTTTTTGCCTCGTGGATCAG GAATCGTCACCCGTCGCCCCCTGGTCCTACAGCTTCATCGGCTAGATGAAGGTAGAGAATATGCAGAATTTGGACACCTTCCAAGGAAGAGGTTTACTGATTTTG CTGCTGTCAGGAAGGAGATTGCTGATGAGACTGATCGAGAGACAGGCCGCAGCAAACAGATTTCTAGTGTGCCAATTTATCTCAGTATATATTCTCCTAATG TTGTGAACTTGACTCTGATTGATCTTCCTGGACTTACAAAAGTGGCAGTTG AGGGACAGTCTGACAGCATTGTGCAGGATATTGAAAACATGGTTCGGTCTTATATTGAGAAG CCAAATTGTATTATTCTTGCAGTTTCTCCTGCCAATCAAGATCTCGCAACATCGGACGCAATCAAGGTTTCTCGTGAAGTAGACCCAAAAG GAGAAAGAACATTTGGAGTTCTGACCAAGATTGATCTGATGGATAAGGGTACCAATGCTGTTGAG ATCTTGGAAGGAAAAGCATATAAGCTACAGTTTCCCTGGATTGGTGTTGTCAATCGTTCACAAGCTGATATAAACAAAAATGTGGATATGATTGCTGCTAGGCGTAGGGAGAGAGAGTACTTTTCTAGTACCCCCGAGTACAAGCATCTTGCTCACAGGATGGGTTCAGAACATCTTGGGAAAGTTCTGTCAAAA CATTTGGAGACTGTTATCAAGTCTCGGATTCCAGGCCTTCAGTCTCTTATCAACAAAactataattgaactagaaaCTGAGTTGAGCAGTCTTGGAAAGCCCATTGCCACGGATGCGGGA GGAAAATTGTACATGATAATGGAAATCTGTCGTAGTTTTGACGGAAATTTCAAAGAACATCTTGATGGAGT TCGACCCGGAGGAGATAAAATATATTACGTCTTTGATAATCAGCTCCCAGCTGCATTGAAAAGATTGCAATTTGACAAGCAACTTTCATTGGACAATGTAAGGAAACTTATAACTGAAGCTGATGGATATCAACCACATTTGATAGCTCCTGAACAAGGTTATCGTCGTCTCATTGAATCTTCCGTAATCTCTATTAAGGGTCCTGCTGAAGCAGCTGTTGATGCG GTTCATGCGATACTGAAGGAACTGATTCACAAGGCAATTAGTGAGACCGCG GAGCTAAAGCAGTATCCCTCCCTACGAGTAGAGGTCAGCAATGCAGCAATTGAATCATTAGAAAGTATGAGGGATGAAAGCAAAAGAGCAACTCTTCAGCTGGTTGAAATGGAGTGTAGTTACCTGACAGTAGATTTCTTCCGGAAGCTTCCTCAAGATATAGAGAAGGGAGGGAATCCAACACATTCTATTTTTGACCGCTATAATGATTCCTATCTTCGAAAGATAG GGTCAAATGTCTTGTCTTATGTCAATATGGTTTGTGCTAGTTTGAGGAATTCTATTCCAAAGTCTGTTGTTCATTGTCAAGTACGGGAGGCCAAACGCAGCTTGCTTGATCATTTCTTTGCTGATTTAGGCAAGAAAGAG GGAAAACAGCTGGGTACTTTGTTGGACGAGGATCCCTCAATTATGAAGCGCCGCCTCTCTCTGGCGAAGAGACTTGAGTTGTACAGATCTGCTCAAGCTGAGATTGATTCAGTTGCATGGTCTAAATAA